The genomic segment GCAGTCAAGAAAATATACTGTACACAAAAGATATGAAAATACTTTTACGGGCTGTTGCAACAGGATGTGTGGTCATACCTTATGGTGTAACCGAAATCAGCTACGGGGCTTTTTCCCGCTGTAGAGGTTTAACAAGCATTACCATACCGGATAGCGTTATTAAAATCGCTATGGGCGCTTTTTGCTATTGCAGCAATGTCACACATATTATTATACCAAGCAGTGTTACTGATATAGGCATGGGACCTTTCGGTTATTGCACAAAGTTAACGGATATTTCCGTCGATAAAGCAAACCCGGTCTATTGTAGTAAAGATAATATGCTCTATACAAAAGATATGAAAACCCTTGTACAAGCAACCCCCGTAAAGACTTTCATGGTACCGGAGCACGTTACCGCAATAGGCGGTTATTGTCTAGCCGGTTGCACCGATGTAACGACTGTTATCATACCGGATAGGGTTACCGAAATTGGAGAAGGTGCATTTGACGGCTGTGAAAAGTTAGACACTATAATCATAAAATCCGAGCTTTTAACGGAAATCGGATACGACGCTTTTTCGCATATCAAACCTGATGCACGGGTTACCGTAAAAAATGAATTGATAAAAGCGCTGTTACAAACTTGCGGCAGCGATATACAGAACGGACAAATTACCGTTAATCCGAATTTATAGGATAATGAAAATATGGAACAGATATCTGCATTACGGCTTACTGCTGAAGAAGAATCAAATGTACAGTTGCTGGAAATAACAGACGGGATAGTTATCGGCGTAACAAATAGCGCCTACCTTACTGGAAGTCTTATATTACCGGATACAATTACGGAAATTGCTCATCACGCTTTTGAAAGCTGCAGCGGTCTCACACGTATTGTTATACCTGATAATGTTACTAAAATCGGTGACTGGCTTTTCCGCGATTGTACCGATTTAAAAGAGATTATTATTGGAAGCGGTATTTCAAAAATCGGTATCGGTATTTTCTTTAATTGCACTCATTTAAGCACTATCACCATACCGCAGGGCATTACCGAAATCGGAAACCTCGCGTTTAAGAGTTGCAGCAGTTTAAAAACTATCAAAATTCCGAGCAGCGTTCGTAAGATTGGCGAGTGGGCATTTGTCTGTTGTAGCGGTCTAACGGAGTTGAATATCGAAAAAGGTCTTACCTCAATTGAATACAGAAGCTTCGTTTGCTGCACCGGTTTAACAAGCATCACCATACCGGACAGCGTTACGCAAATCGGTGAGGAAGCTTTTGGTGCATGCAGCCGCTTAGCAGCTATTAGAATTCCCGATAGCGTTACTGAAATCGGAAATAATGCCTTTTGTAATATTCAAAGCAACGCACAGTTTATCGTAGCAAGCAATGCAGTAAAAAAACTACTAAAGTATTCTGACAGTTCTATACAAGATGAACACATTATCATAAATCGATTGAGCGGTGAGGTATTCACCCCTCCGCACGAATAAAATCAAGGCAAAGCAAGCTATAACTGAAATCCCGCCATGCGGCAATATCGAACAATATCAGTTGTTAAAAAGATTTTTTACCTCTATCACCGTCTGATAGACTAACTATGCTATTAGTATAGTCGTTGGGACAATTACTAAAATAAAGCTCAAGAAAAAATATTTTTAGACTTGACTTTTGAGGGGGGGGGGGGGGGTATTATGGAAGAGATTTGATTGAATTGGAACGATGTTAACAAAATGACGGCTCATGTAAATTCAGCAAATGCTGTTTGTACAGGAACAACAAATAAGTTGCGCGTATTCAATTCGAAAAATAAATGCCAAAAGGAGATTATTATGGCACAGAAATTTTATTGTAAATGGTGTGGTACAAACTATTCAAGCGTTTCAAGTTTAACTTCCGGTCATTGTTCTCGTAATCCGGAAGGAAAATACCACGAGTTGTATGAAGGGGCTGAAAAAAGTCAGTATACCTGTAAGTTTTGTGGAGCGAAATATTCTTCATTATCAAGTTTGACAAGTGGCAGCTGTAGCAAGAGCCCGTATAAGAAACACCATCCCGCGTTATAAAGGGAAAATGAACAGTTGGTAATAAAAGATTCGCCAACTGTTCATATATTTTGAAAACAATAGGAGTTCTGTATGAAAAAAATTATAGGTATTTTTTATTTTTGTATCACTGTAGTCTTAACACTCTACAGCCAAGATTTATTTCCGTATCAAGATGAATGGAAAAAAGATACGTATGGCTATATTGATCGTAACGGAAAAATTATCATAAAAGCTCAATATAAAACAGTCATGCCATTTATTAATGGCGTGGCAATAGCAGAAGATTTTAAGGAAAATAAGTTTTATATAACGCCGGACGGGAAAAAAATAGATATAGATACTACAGGCATGAGAGGTCCGATAACAATATTGACACCTTTCTCTTCAGAAGTTGGTTTAATAACAACATGGTATGCGGAAAAATATTTTGTAAATAAAAAAGGAAAAGTTGTTTCACCAAGATATTATAGAGCTTACCCATTTTCAGAAGATATTGCAATTGTGTATGCAGATGATAAAACCATAGCAGTAAATAAAGAATTTAAAGAACTGTTTGAAGTTTATGTAGATGTACGTAACGTACCTGAAACGTATGGTTTCAGTGAGGGGCTTATTGCTGTTCAGAATGCAAAAGAAGAATGGGGATTCATGGATAATCAGGGAAAGATTGCAATAAAGCCAAAATTCAAATGTCATCATCACTCAAAGTTGCCTAGTCCGTTTATCGGTGGATATTCATGGATTAGAAAATCATTTAATTCATTTTTTATCATAAACAAAAAGGGCGATGTGGTATATGAATTTAAAATAACCGGAGCTGATTTTCCAGAATCTTATTTTTATCTTAGAGATGGTTATCTTATTTACGACGATGAAGAACTGACAATTAGAAATCTTCAAGACAATACGGAGATAATAACTCAAAGAGGTGATTATTTTACTAACAATTTAGGTATTGTAAAATTAGGAAAGAATTTTTTTATGGCGGTAATATTTTTTCTTTTGATGGAAAATTGATTAAAACTATCCCGATAGAAAATCTACAGTTATGGTCGGATAAATATTTATATTCTTCCGAATTTGATATTATCTTTGATGAGAACGGTGAAGTAATCCTAGGGTCAGAAGATAAGAGACAAGAATATTCAAATGTCGTACGAAAATATGAGGAGAAAAAAAATGAACAAAAAAATCGATGAACAGCTTTTACGGATTAACAATCTTCACTGGCTGCCGTGGATAGGAAAGAACTATTCCGCAAGTCAGACAAAGCTGATGGTATTGGGAGAAAGCCACTATCTTTGCGCAGGCGACAGTCCTGATGAATACGGCATCGATTTTACCCGCAGCTTTATCGGTATGCATCAAAACGGCGAGGAAGGAACAAACGTTATCCGCAATTTTGAAAAAACGCTGTTGAATAGAGATTATGATGAAGAGCTGAACAAAAAAGAGATGACGGCAATTTCAGACAGTTTTGTCTACCAAGTCATTATTCAGCGGCTTCTTAACGCAAGCGAAGAACGCCCGACTGCGGATGATTTTAAAAACGGTTGGAAAATCATTTTTGAAACGATGAAAGTCCTTAAACCTAAAATGGTGATTTCATTGGGTGTAGAATCGAGTAATTTTTTGGCACGCTTGGAGTATGATGGACTTGTTGTTAAACAAGAAAAATGGGGAGATGATAAAATAAATCAGGCTTATCCCCGATATTTTAAAATCGAGTTAGACGGTGAATCTATCGACATGATTTTTTTAAGGCACACAAGCGGCACAAGGAGCGGGTATTATCCTCTCGAATGGCATAAATTCTTAAAAAAATACTTTGATGTCTCCCGATATTTGAGTGAATTGAAGTTATAGGAATAACCATAAAGCGCCGGAATCTGCAAAAACATTTTACGTTTTTTGCAGATTCCAAAATCTCCCATTTCCTACTATAATAACACTATGAAAAAGACCCCAAACCGTGCGATCACCCATCAAATGTTAGAACGGCTCACGTATATTCATAATCGGATAAAAGCTGAATGCTTTCCTAATGCATCCGAACTTGCAAAAGAACTGGAGTACAGTATTCCGACAATAAATCGCGATATAACGTTTTTACGGGATCGGTTTAATGCACCCATTGCATATAATGCGCAAAAGAAAGGATTTTATTACAGCGAAAAATATGAAATGCCGATTCAAAATATTTCGCAAAAAGATGTAACAGCGCTTGTTGCTGCAAAAACGCTGCTGCAGCAATATCAGGGAACGCCGATCTACAAAGAACTCGTTGACGCAATTGATGTTATTACGTTTCCGCAAAGGCAAGGAACGAGAGCCTTTATTGACCGTATCGCCGTTCCGCCGATGCCCTATGCTATTATCGATGAAGCGGTATTTACTGCACTCTACCAAGCGATGATTCAAAACCGCACGATCGAATTCGATTACTGCGGCGTGTTGGATAGCGGGAAGGTACACCGGCGTGTCCGTCCGTATCAGCTCCTTTTTGATGACGGGCGATATTTTCTATTCGGCTATGCAGAGGAACGCCAAGCGGAACGGCTTTTTTATATTCCGCGTATTGAACATCTTTGCATTACTGATGAGCTTTTCACACTTCCTGAAAATTACGACTTTATCTCCCGCTGCGGCGGCGGAAGATTCGGCTCATTTATGGAACCGGAAACGGTTACCTACCGTATTGCATTCTACGGCGAGTCTCGCCTCGCAATAAAAGATTCCGTATGGGCGGACGATCAAAAAATTACCGAATATGATGAAGAAGGGAAAACTGAAATGGTCTTTTCCGCAGCGCAAGGGTACCGGATATTGAAATGGGTATTGTCTCACGGCTCAAACGCACAGCCGCTTGAACCGGAGGATTTTGTGCAAGACTGGCAAGCGGAAATACAGGCTATGGTAAGGCGGATGCAATGAATATGCAGGAATACAAAAAATTTCGAGCCGTATAGTTGTCAGCTTCTTTTCCAATTTTCTAATTTCAGTCCTGGAATATTCTCAAAGTGTTTCGTATTATTTGTTACTAAAGTTAAATCATTGTACATTGCTGTCGCTGCAATAAATAAATCCATATCTTCTATTCTTATTGCCTTTGCATACATTTTTGCTTTTATATCAGCGAATACTTCCATAACGCCAACATTTAATTCTTCGATAGGATAAATTTCTCGAATATGATTTACTTTTATCATATTCGTCTGTTCATTCTGAGATCGTTTTGCACCAAAAACGAGTTCTGCATAAGTAACCATTGAAATAGAAATAGGAATTGTCTTGTTTTCTTCAAATTTTGCTAATACTGTTTTGTCGCCGCGAAGTGCAAATATTATAATGTCAGTATCAATCAAATATGCCATCTAAAACCTCAAATCTTGTTGAATTGACACGGGCTGCCCTCATATCATCAATAATTTCTTCTGTATTTCTGGCATCTTCCCATGAACCGGCAAGCTTCAAAAATTCTTCTGTGGCATTTTTTGTTTTTATAGGAATAGAAGTAAAATAATCTTGCAAAATAGAAATCACTTGTTGACTAATCGAGCGGTTATCGCATTTTGCGGCAAATTTTAATCTGTCGTATAAGCGGTCATCTATATCACGGACTTGTAACATAGCCATAACATACCTCCACAGACATACTATACGATAGACTGCATGAATAATCAATCACCAACCCCGACGCAAGCGTCGGGGCACAGTGCTCAACGTTTCGCACTATGTGTTCTATAAGGTGGTTGCAGTCGGCTTTAATACCTTTTGTTACGACGCAGAACGTTCGTCAAAACTATACACGGATGTATAGTTTTGACTGCAAGTTGTGGCTCTGCCACAACATTGCTACTGCGTAGAACTACCGCCATCCGTGGCGGTAGAGAAACGGCGGGTATTAAACCCTCCGCACGAATCAAAATTCATTGCTGATTATATTTTCCGGCGTTTAAATCCTTCGACACGGGCGCTTGCAGGACAATCGAGGGAGCTTCTATCCCCGCGCGCTAAATAGCGGTAACCTACTCCGGCAATCATGGCGGCATTATCCGTGCAGAGCTTGAGCGGCGGAAAGATGCACGTTAAACCTTTTTGTTCAGCGAGTTTTTCACGGAGCAGCGAATTGGCAGCGACGCCGCCGCCTGCGACAATCGTGTGCAGTCCCGTGTCTTCTACCGCCCGCAGCAGGGATCGCAGTAATATTTTAACGGCTCTTGATTGAAAGGCCGCCGCGATATTTTCGGGCGTTTTTTCATATCCGGGATTCCAGAATTGATCGATTTGATTGATGACCGCGGTTTTTAAGCCTGAATAGGACACGTCATACCGGCGGCCGGATTCGTGCAGTATCGGCATCGGGAAGTTTGCAGCCTTGGGATCGCCATTTTTTGCCAGCCGGTCGATAATTACGCCGCCCGGATAACCGAAATCGTAGAATTTCGCAACCTTATCGAATGCTTCGCCCGGCGCATCGTCGATGGTACTACCAAGCACTTCGATTGAATCAAAATCGTATACTTTACAGATAAGCGAATGTCCGCCCGACACTAAAAGACCAAGGTAGGGATAGGGAATGTCCTGCTCAAGATGCGCTGCGTACAGATGCCCGAGCATGTGGTTTACAGCAATAAAAGGTTTATTACATGCCCATGCGAGGGTTTTCGCAAAGGTAAGCCCTACCAACAGCGACCCCATCAGCCCCGGCCTATTGGTTACGGCGATACCGTCTATCGATTGCAAAGTTTCACCCGCTTCCTGCAAAGCGGTTTTAACAACCGGTAATATCCATTCGGTGTGCTTACGGCTCGCAATCTCAGGCACGACACCCTTATATGCTTCGTGAAATGGTATCTGAGTTGCCACTACCGAACTGATGATTTTATGTCCGTCCTCCACGACGGCAGCTGCCGTTTCATCGCAGGAGCTTTCTATTCCAAGTATCTTCATTCTGTTATTCCTATTGTTCCATGATTAACTTTGGACATCCTCTTTTAGTTGCCGAAGTTAACCGTGCCTTTTTGTGCAACTTGAGCAATTGCCGAAAGCGAAAATCCGTCTTCGATAAGCGCAGGATACATTTCGGTTAAAAGCTCTGCAAGTTCAACCGTAAAGACATGGCCGATCATGATGGCAGAGCCTTTCTGTCTCGCAATGCTCAACCCTTTTTTAATTTGCGTTTCCATTGCAGCGCGGCTCTTATCGTTATCAATAAAAATTGCCCGTTCCCAGACAGCCATGTTTTTCTCCTTTGCAACCTTCGCAACGACTGACCGAGCGGTTGTCCGCGAATCCAAAAAGAATATATGCTTTTCCGCTACGACATCCAAGACCGCGCTCATCGCTGCCTCATCCGCCGTCATCAGCGAGCCTTCGTGATTATTCATCCCGGCTACCGGCCAAATTTCTTCGAGATTTTTTCTGACGATTTTTTTGATTTGCTCCGCAGAAAGTCCCGGCGTAACAGCCCCCGGCCCCGGATTAATATGCAGATCGACCGATTGCATCGGCTGGTGCAGAATAACCTGTTTTCCGGCCTTGCGTATCCGCCGCGCCGACTCGCTAGAGTAGCGCAATCCGGGTAAAACTGCAATAGTACAGGGGAATGGCAGCCGCAAAAAGTATTCAAGCTGGTCGAGATTGTGCCCCGCATCGTCAAATACAAAGGTGAGGTTCCCTGCATAAGGAGCACGCTTGCGCGGCTTTTCCGGTTTTGCAGCAGGCTGCACCGGTTGCATTGTTTGCACGGTTTTTTTCTTATCGGGTACGGCAGGTTTTTCCGGTACGCTGTTTTTTTTCGATGCAGTATTTTTTTTATCAGGTGCAACGGATTTCTCCGGTACGGTATTCTTTTGCGGAGCCGGATGGACTACCGGTTTTTCTTTCTTCGCAGTATCTTTCTGTGCGGCAGAAGCGGTATGGGATGCCGGCGCAGATGCAGCAGCAGGCGAATGCGGTGCCGGTTGTGCAGCCGGTATTGTTTTTTTTGCAGCCGGCGCTTTCTCCTGTGATGACGCCGTTTTTTGCTGCGCTGCCGGTGTGTTTTGCCGTTTTTGCTGCACCGCGGAATCGGTATGCGGCTGTGTTTGTGCGGCAACCTGCGGCACGGTAACCGGCGGTGAAGGTTCTTGTGCTGCCGTAAGCGATTCATTCCGTTTTTGTTCGGTTGAGGGTTTATCCTGTTGTACTTGAGTTTGCGCCGTGCCGGTATCCTGTTTTAATGAATTTTTAAGATTAGGCACTAATTTTAACACTAAAACAAGATTAAAACCCAAAAGCAGAACGCACAATATCACCAACGCGGCAATAATATTTCCTATCGAACGCTTTTTTCGGGCAGTAGAACTACGTGATTTTTTCTTTACTGTTGTACTGCTGCGGCTCTTGGTTTTTGACTGCCCCTTCGCCGCGGTTTTTTTAGGTGTCGTTTTTTTGCTTGTTTTTACTTTATCTTCTTTTTCGGGCATAGGCAAAAGCATAAAAACAGTACGGCTTAATGTCAAGCGGTATTTGTACAGGGCAGCCGCTATCGGGGAACCTCTAAAAACTGCAAGCCTATCAGCTTGTTCTATAAAGAAATCATTTATCGTATACGTTAATAAATCTCTATACTCTAAGATAGAGCCGTTTTAATGGAAAGATATGATAAGGATAGAAATAAAATAGAGAAAATAATCGGGCAAGCCGGATTTGAACCGGCGACCCCAAGTCCCCCAGACTTGTACGCTAACCAACTGCGCTATTGCCCGTTTTGTTTCAATAACAGAAATAGATATTATCGATAAAGTCCCGTTATGTCAATACGTCGCATTGCATCACGTCGCATTCTGTTCCGAAACAATCGATAGAATGTTCGGAGAATAATGTAACCACAGATTGACTTTTGCAGTATTCCGTATATACTAGGCATATTCGATAACTTCGTTTTCGAATATGTCGACGAGTTCGAAATCGCATTTCAAAGTAATCTGTTCAGAAACGGAAGTTTCCGAACAGATTTACAAATGTGCTTGTGAGGTTATACTATGAAAAAATATATTGTAGGAGCGTTAATCGTTATCATCGGTTTGCTCGTTCTATTAGCTCCCTTTGGATTTGCGCATGTCTGTTTTCCTAAAGCAGACGGCAGCTTTATGAAGTGTCATTGGATGGGCGAAGCAGTCAGAATGCTCGGAGGATTGATTACTGCATTAGGCATCATATTTTTACTGAGCAAACGTTCACGAATCGGTATCGCATTTTCCAATATCGGGCTCGGTACTTGCTTGATATTATTGCAAACAGTTGTCATCGGTACTTGCAAACATGCCGCAATGCATTGTAATGTACATACCAAGCCTGTCATTTTATTATTAGCGATTATATTGATAGTAATAAATGCTGCCTACCTGTTCGTTAACAGAAAAAGATAAATTCTACTATTTCACTATACTATAGGATTATTACAGTATGTTATTGCAAACAAAACAGCTTTCCCGAACGTTTACCAGAAATGGTTCCGATTTTTTTGCCGTCAGAGATGCCGATTTTAGCATCAACACCTCCGATTTTGTATTTATTGTCGGACGCTCCGGTTCGGGAAAAACGACGTTGCTGAACCTCATTTCAGGCATTTTAGAACCGACTTCGGGGACTGTTTTATTTGAAAATAATGACATCACAATGATGAACGATACTGAAAAAAGCTATTACCGTAACGAGTCGATAGGATTTGTCCCCCAATCGCTCGGCGCTTTACCGAATCTCTCAGTACTTGATAATGTCCGCGTACCGTTTTTTTTATTTAACCGGGACGGCGATACCGAAGGGAGAGCGCTGAGCTTATTGGAAGTGATGGGAATAGCTCATTTAAAAGATGAAATGCCGAAAAATCTTTCAGGCGGAGAAGCAAAACGGATGCTTATTGCGCGTGCGTTGATGAATGATCCCAAGCTACTCATCGCTGATGAACCGACTGCAAACCTCGACGCAGAAACGGCCGCCGGTGTTATGCAGGCTATAAAAGATATAAACAAACTTGGAACTGCCGTGCTTATCGTAACGCATGATTCCAATATCTTAGATCCGAATTGTACAACTTACCGGATGGACGCCGGTACCCTTTCAAAAGCATAGATTTTCCATAATATTGCTTTCTTGTGTGTCTTATGCTATAAATTAAGACTAAATGATAGTCTATATACATAGACGCCTTATCAGCAAAGCTGATAACAAGTGTTTTTATAAATGATTACAGCAGTATTGTCAGATGTCCTTCCGATTAAAAACATATCGGTCAGGAAAAAACTCGATTCTTTGTAAAAATTTCTAAAAAAAGTGATTTTCAGCAGTTTTTTTAAGCCAAAATCGCAATGACGATATATAACAAAGATAAGAAGCACTGCAGCGGGGCAAAACGTGTCGGAAGTAAAGAGACTTTTGCAGAACGTCATTAGTAATGTTCTGACGGCACCAGCCGAGCGCACTATAATTATGGAGGCCATAAATGGCAAAAACAAAATCAGAAATAAATCAGGTAACCAATATTACTGATGCCGATGAAAAGCTGAAAGCGTTGGAAGCAGCACGCCTACAAATCGAAAAGGAGTTTGGACAGGGTTCATTGATGAAGCTCGGCTCAAAAACGGCAGCA from the Treponema medium genome contains:
- a CDS encoding leucine-rich repeat domain-containing protein: MKQISALHLTAEEESNVQLLEITDGILIGVTNSAYLTGSLILPDTITEIGKKALSGCTDLTSITIPDSVTQIGYGAFFRCMNLTGITVHSDNPAYCSQENILYTKDMKILLRAVATGCVVIPYGVTEISYGAFSRCRGLTSITIPDSVIKIAMGAFCYCSNVTHIIIPSSVTDIGMGPFGYCTKLTDISVDKANPVYCSKDNMLYTKDMKTLVQATPVKTFMVPEHVTAIGGYCLAGCTDVTTVIIPDRVTEIGEGAFDGCEKLDTIIIKSELLTEIGYDAFSHIKPDARVTVKNELIKALLQTCGSDIQNGQITVNPNL
- a CDS encoding leucine-rich repeat domain-containing protein, which produces MEQISALRLTAEEESNVQLLEITDGIVIGVTNSAYLTGSLILPDTITEIAHHAFESCSGLTRIVIPDNVTKIGDWLFRDCTDLKEIIIGSGISKIGIGIFFNCTHLSTITIPQGITEIGNLAFKSCSSLKTIKIPSSVRKIGEWAFVCCSGLTELNIEKGLTSIEYRSFVCCTGLTSITIPDSVTQIGEEAFGACSRLAAIRIPDSVTEIGNNAFCNIQSNAQFIVASNAVKKLLKYSDSSIQDEHIIINRLSGEVFTPPHE
- a CDS encoding WG repeat-containing protein: MKKIIGIFYFCITVVLTLYSQDLFPYQDEWKKDTYGYIDRNGKIIIKAQYKTVMPFINGVAIAEDFKENKFYITPDGKKIDIDTTGMRGPITILTPFSSEVGLITTWYAEKYFVNKKGKVVSPRYYRAYPFSEDIAIVYADDKTIAVNKEFKELFEVYVDVRNVPETYGFSEGLIAVQNAKEEWGFMDNQGKIAIKPKFKCHHHSKLPSPFIGGYSWIRKSFNSFFIINKKGDVVYEFKITGADFPESYFYLRDGYLIYDDEELTIRNLQDNTEIITQRGDYFTNNLGIVKLGKNFFMAVIFFLLMEN
- a CDS encoding helix-turn-helix transcriptional regulator — translated: MKKTPNRAITHQMLERLTYIHNRIKAECFPNASELAKELEYSIPTINRDITFLRDRFNAPIAYNAQKKGFYYSEKYEMPIQNISQKDVTALVAAKTLLQQYQGTPIYKELVDAIDVITFPQRQGTRAFIDRIAVPPMPYAIIDEAVFTALYQAMIQNRTIEFDYCGVLDSGKVHRRVRPYQLLFDDGRYFLFGYAEERQAERLFYIPRIEHLCITDELFTLPENYDFISRCGGGRFGSFMEPETVTYRIAFYGESRLAIKDSVWADDQKITEYDEEGKTEMVFSAAQGYRILKWVLSHGSNAQPLEPEDFVQDWQAEIQAMVRRMQ
- a CDS encoding type II toxin-antitoxin system VapC family toxin — its product is MAYLIDTDIIIFALRGDKTVLAKFEENKTIPISISMVTYAELVFGAKRSQNEQTNMIKVNHIREIYPIEELNVGVMEVFADIKAKMYAKAIRIEDMDLFIAATAMYNDLTLVTNNTKHFENIPGLKLENWKRS
- a CDS encoding FitA-like ribbon-helix-helix domain-containing protein — its product is MAMLQVRDIDDRLYDRLKFAAKCDNRSISQQVISILQDYFTSIPIKTKNATEEFLKLAGSWEDARNTEEIIDDMRAARVNSTRFEVLDGIFD
- the tsaD gene encoding tRNA (adenosine(37)-N6)-threonylcarbamoyltransferase complex transferase subunit TsaD, which encodes MKILGIESSCDETAAAVVEDGHKIISSVVATQIPFHEAYKGVVPEIASRKHTEWILPVVKTALQEAGETLQSIDGIAVTNRPGLMGSLLVGLTFAKTLAWACNKPFIAVNHMLGHLYAAHLEQDIPYPYLGLLVSGGHSLICKVYDFDSIEVLGSTIDDAPGEAFDKVAKFYDFGYPGGVIIDRLAKNGDPKAANFPMPILHESGRRYDVSYSGLKTAVINQIDQFWNPGYEKTPENIAAAFQSRAVKILLRSLLRAVEDTGLHTIVAGGGVAANSLLREKLAEQKGLTCIFPPLKLCTDNAAMIAGVGYRYLARGDRSSLDCPASARVEGFKRRKI
- a CDS encoding divergent polysaccharide deacetylase family protein, translated to MPEKEDKVKTSKKTTPKKTAAKGQSKTKSRSSTTVKKKSRSSTARKKRSIGNIIAALVILCVLLLGFNLVLVLKLVPNLKNSLKQDTGTAQTQVQQDKPSTEQKRNESLTAAQEPSPPVTVPQVAAQTQPHTDSAVQQKRQNTPAAQQKTASSQEKAPAAKKTIPAAQPAPHSPAAASAPASHTASAAQKDTAKKEKPVVHPAPQKNTVPEKSVAPDKKNTASKKNSVPEKPAVPDKKKTVQTMQPVQPAAKPEKPRKRAPYAGNLTFVFDDAGHNLDQLEYFLRLPFPCTIAVLPGLRYSSESARRIRKAGKQVILHQPMQSVDLHINPGPGAVTPGLSAEQIKKIVRKNLEEIWPVAGMNNHEGSLMTADEAAMSAVLDVVAEKHIFFLDSRTTARSVVAKVAKEKNMAVWERAIFIDNDKSRAAMETQIKKGLSIARQKGSAIMIGHVFTVELAELLTEMYPALIEDGFSLSAIAQVAQKGTVNFGN
- a CDS encoding DUF4418 family protein, whose amino-acid sequence is MKKYIVGALIVIIGLLVLLAPFGFAHVCFPKADGSFMKCHWMGEAVRMLGGLITALGIIFLLSKRSRIGIAFSNIGLGTCLILLQTVVIGTCKHAAMHCNVHTKPVILLLAIILIVINAAYLFVNRKR
- a CDS encoding ABC transporter ATP-binding protein, with translation MLLQTKQLSRTFTRNGSDFFAVRDADFSINTSDFVFIVGRSGSGKTTLLNLISGILEPTSGTVLFENNDITMMNDTEKSYYRNESIGFVPQSLGALPNLSVLDNVRVPFFLFNRDGDTEGRALSLLEVMGIAHLKDEMPKNLSGGEAKRMLIARALMNDPKLLIADEPTANLDAETAAGVMQAIKDINKLGTAVLIVTHDSNILDPNCTTYRMDAGTLSKA